The Stomoxys calcitrans chromosome 3, idStoCalc2.1, whole genome shotgun sequence genome includes a region encoding these proteins:
- the LOC131996044 gene encoding uncharacterized protein LOC131996044, whose product MGNKLLLTYSRLQFSICLLSLLVENVHNKGNYLIQFTKCSCSHKTPRVRAFECSLRNDSKRLNLIDIRAELSAVIQEVNARAILHLFQKNRPRMTLVDVTVNACNFMETMSKVRMFVIFRRVLDKYLNVIPKCPLKKDFNYTLTGMHYGVDDLPPYLPEADFKNIILLTTKRNETVKMEFFGRILKI is encoded by the exons ATGGGAAACAAACTTCTGTTAACATATTCGAGATTGCAATTTTCAATATGTTTGCTAAGCCTTTTGGTGGAAAATGTTCATAATAAG GGAAACTATTTAATACAGTTCACCAAGTGTTCCTGTTCTCACAAAACACCTCGGGTGCGTGCCTTTGAGTGTTCTCTGCGTAATGATAGTAAACGACTTAATTTAATAGATATACGCGCcgaattatcagctgttattcaagaagtcaatgctCGAGCTATACTTCATTTGTTTCAGAAAAATAGGCCACGTATGACTTTAGTCGATGTGACTGTAAATGCTTGTAACTTCATGGAAACTATGAGCAAAGTTCGCATGTTTGTCATATTCAGAAGGGTTTTGGATAAATATTTGAATGTTATTCCAAAGTGTCCATTGAAGAAA GATTTCAATTACACCCTGACTGGTATGCATTATGGTGTGGATGATCTTCCTCCCTATCTACCGGAAGCTGATTTCAAGAATATTATTCTACTTACCACAAAGAGGAATGAAACAGTAAAGATGGAATTTTTTGGACGAATTCTAAAAATCTAG